The following are encoded together in the Ictalurus punctatus breed USDA103 chromosome 1, Coco_2.0, whole genome shotgun sequence genome:
- the LOC108265737 gene encoding uncharacterized protein LOC108265737 has translation MASLVKKRLRFVTWNTRGIKSPPQKFSDLLSSLISLKADIAFIQETHVGPTCYQILENVENWNVYFTVHSPRSKGVAILISYDVPFEYICHDEDCSGGYIVLFCRLYGELYTLVNVYNHKADKNVLARLKDYLRETAEGVLVVGGDFNTVLDPSFDRLSSAVLTKQSSLRAILEDFTISLNLRDTWSYLHSVDGGFTRRQNESHSRLDMFFMCNDAMGRVCSSKIQSNEISDHKPLVLELKVQQQTGNIIPKVALFLRETRVDEEPDRRSGKINGAEILSSIKSLIDSNQRLATMDVDYYKKFCCQLTETLKRKYNLMLKNKQVPEAYYSGDIFNVDCLIFSEILAKRLSVLITPSLKREKKAKFDILLTMTFEPGPQEIRWSFLEQTLRRLKQIQSVPPLDFSILDCLLPKVQNFSGELRRLRPGIPLTNAILNLALTQLEDLILRSETECRTSVSFHRQALLIHADQSKRGKVVRVLEKFQDDSGIRLTECHIID, from the coding sequence ATGGCATCACTAGTGAAAAAAAGGCTCCGTTTTGTCACCTGGAACACACGTGGCATTAAAAGCCCACCCCAAAAGTTTTCAGATTTGTTGAGCAGCCTCATTTCCCTGAAGGCTGATATTGCCTTCATACAAGAGACACATGTTGGGCCAACATGTTACCAAATCTTGGAGAATGTTGAAAATTGGAATGTCTATTTCACTGTACACAGCCCTCGCAGTAAAGGAGTGGCAATACTGATCAGCTATGATGTACCATTTGAGTACATTTGCCATGATGAGGATTGCAGTGGAGGTTACATTGTACTCTTCTGTCGTCTGTATGGTGAACTGTACACTCTTGTTAATGTGTACAATCATAAGGCAGACAAAAATGTCTTGGCTAGATTGAAAGACTATCTGAGGGAAACAGCTGAGGGTGTGCTAGTGGTTGGAGGTGATTTCAACACTGTTTTGGATCCCAGCTTTGATCGGTTATCTTCAGCTGTTCTCACAAAGCAGTCTTCACTAAGAGCTATTTTAGAAGACTTTACTATTTCTTTGAATCTCAGAGACACCTGGTCATACCTTCACTCTGTTGATGGAGGCTTTACACGACGTCAGAATGAGAGTCACTCCAGGTTGGACATGTTTTTCATGTGCAACGATGCAATGGGACGTGTGTGTAGTAGCAAAATACAGAGCAATGAAATTTCAGATCACAAGCCTCTTGTCCTAGAACTCAAAGTGCAGCAACAGACTGGAAATATAATTCCAAAGGTAGCCTTGTTTTTGAGGGAAACTAGAGTTGATGAAGAACCCGACAGGAGATCAGGGAAGATCAATGGGGCAGAAATACTGAGTTCCATCAAGTCTTTGATTGACTCCAATCAAAGACTTGCTACAATGGATGTGGATTACTACAAAAAGTTTTGTTGTCAGTTGACTGAGACCTTAAAGAGAAAGTATAACCTCATGTTAAAGAATAAGCAGGTACCTGAAGCTTATTATTCAGGAGATATTTTCAATGTTGACTGTTTgatattttcagaaatattgGCCAAGCGCCTTAGTGTGCTCATTACTCCATCtctgaagagagagaagaaagcaaAGTTTGATATTCTTCTTACCATGACCTTCGAGCCAGGCCCACAGGAAATTAGGTGGTCCTTCCTGGAACAAACCCTCAGGAGACTAAAACAGATACAATCTGTCCCTCCACTAGACTTCAGCATTCTGGACTGCCTTCTTCCTAAAGTCCAAAACTTTTCAGGAGAACTCAGACGTCTGCGTCCTGGTATTCCCCTCACCAACGCTATCCTCAATCTAGCTCTGACACAGCTAGAAGATCTGATTCTcaggagtgagacagagtgcaGGACCAGTGTTTCCTTTCACAGACAGGCACTGCTCATACATGCAGACCAGAGCAAACGGGGAAAAGTTGTTAGGGTACTAGAGAAATTCCAGGACGACTCAGGAATTAGGCTTACAGAATGCCACATAATAGATTGA